One segment of Arthrobacter sp. MMS18-M83 DNA contains the following:
- a CDS encoding bifunctional 3'-5' exonuclease/DNA polymerase, whose product MYLLLAAHPDGAAIQECNPAGAALAEPRVVRKADLAGVVRGLERRRPRWIWNRTQDWYPAMLQAGVELERCHDLTLCRAILVHSEFTAHTDYARSAEKLTQDDEMPVPPRVLQPPPAPAEQDALFDDLVPRNTQPGLDHIRAEFAAQQDALGQASTEEGRQHRLKLLLAAESAGAMIAAEMQFTGVPWQETLHEDILEGHLGLRPLVGHRPARLEALCNELRGILNTPRLNPDSPQDLMRALHRNGIEVKTTRQWELKESKHPAIEPLLEYKKLSRLFTANGWSWLDAWVSEGRFRPEYVVGGVVSGRWASRGGGALQIPRQIRGAVHADPGYKLVVADASQLEPRVLVALAQDSKMAEAARDKDLYAGIAAQGFGGDRAKAKIALLGAIYGATTGESGRLMPQLTRTYPRAVGYVEQAARDGEAGRTVTSRLGRSSPPPSDRWIRSQQSTTAEEQRRADSIARSRGRFTRNFVVQGSAADWASCWLAELRRRLRTVRANGLPVGELVFFLHDEVMVHAPIESVDACISAIEEAAAAAKELLFGRVPVEFPVSIAVVDSYDKAK is encoded by the coding sequence ATGTACCTGTTGCTCGCCGCCCATCCAGACGGCGCAGCTATTCAGGAATGCAATCCGGCTGGAGCAGCCCTGGCAGAGCCGCGCGTCGTAAGAAAAGCCGATCTTGCCGGCGTCGTACGCGGGCTGGAAAGGCGGAGGCCGCGCTGGATCTGGAACCGGACGCAGGATTGGTACCCGGCAATGCTGCAGGCCGGTGTGGAACTGGAACGGTGCCATGACCTGACGCTCTGCCGCGCCATCCTGGTCCACTCTGAATTCACGGCACACACCGACTACGCCCGCAGTGCGGAAAAGCTCACGCAGGACGATGAAATGCCGGTTCCTCCACGCGTCCTGCAGCCTCCCCCGGCCCCCGCCGAGCAAGACGCGCTTTTTGACGATCTTGTCCCGCGCAACACGCAGCCCGGCCTCGACCACATCCGGGCCGAGTTCGCTGCCCAGCAGGACGCGCTTGGCCAGGCTTCCACGGAAGAAGGCCGCCAGCACCGTCTGAAACTCCTGCTGGCTGCTGAATCCGCCGGCGCCATGATCGCCGCGGAAATGCAGTTCACCGGGGTGCCCTGGCAGGAGACGCTGCACGAAGACATCCTGGAAGGCCATCTGGGTCTCCGACCTCTTGTCGGCCACCGGCCAGCCCGGCTCGAGGCGCTCTGCAACGAGCTCCGTGGGATCCTCAATACTCCCCGGCTGAACCCGGACTCGCCCCAGGACCTCATGCGTGCCCTCCACCGGAACGGCATCGAGGTGAAAACAACCCGCCAATGGGAACTCAAGGAATCAAAGCACCCGGCCATCGAGCCCCTTCTGGAATACAAAAAGCTCTCCCGCTTGTTCACGGCCAATGGCTGGTCGTGGCTGGACGCGTGGGTGAGCGAAGGCCGGTTCCGTCCCGAGTACGTGGTGGGTGGCGTGGTTTCCGGCCGCTGGGCTTCCAGGGGAGGCGGGGCTTTGCAGATCCCTCGCCAGATTCGGGGCGCGGTGCACGCCGACCCGGGCTACAAGTTGGTCGTAGCCGACGCCTCCCAGCTTGAGCCGCGGGTTTTGGTGGCCCTGGCCCAGGATTCGAAGATGGCCGAGGCTGCGCGGGATAAAGACTTGTACGCCGGCATCGCCGCTCAGGGCTTCGGTGGCGACCGTGCGAAGGCCAAAATCGCGTTGCTGGGTGCAATTTACGGCGCCACCACGGGCGAATCAGGGCGGCTTATGCCCCAGCTGACCCGCACTTATCCGCGAGCAGTGGGCTACGTCGAGCAGGCAGCCCGCGACGGCGAAGCCGGCCGGACCGTGACCTCCAGGTTGGGCCGCAGCAGCCCGCCGCCGTCGGACCGCTGGATCCGCAGCCAGCAATCCACGACGGCGGAAGAACAGAGGCGGGCGGACAGCATTGCCCGGTCGCGGGGACGTTTCACGCGGAACTTTGTGGTGCAAGGTTCCGCCGCGGACTGGGCGTCATGCTGGCTGGCTGAACTTCGACGGCGGCTGCGCACCGTACGGGCCAATGGCCTGCCTGTCGGGGAACTCGTGTTCTTCCTACACGACGAAGTCATGGTTCACGCACCTATCGAGTCGGTGGATGCCTGCATCAGCGCCATCGAGGAGGCCGCAGCAGCCGCGAAGGAGCTGCTGTTCGGGCGGGTTCCGGTGGAATTTCCGGTGAGTATCGCCGTCGTCGATTCTTACGACAAAGCGAAGTAA
- the ssd gene encoding septum site-determining protein Ssd, whose protein sequence is MTGNTRLQAEMERIAAAVGASLRTAVDSSEALSVWDSARMVLLGSDIRELPPRRRAPSVLLGLNGEGDSLWQLGAALGAERVAVLPEAAAWLAEHLSRSHAPDPGGLVLGVTGGCGGAGASTVAVWLAQEAAIHGVRTLLVDGDPRGGGLELCLAAEDAPGLRWPDLAGASGSIDPGQLSDSLPAAGGFSFLSWPGSRDRAPDVGSGAVAAVLDAGRRGYELVIVDIGRGTESLGSFAWDCDRILLVAPAQLRAAVAGARLLQELPPVETALVIRGNTGSSVDGPLIAESLGLPLHGVLPELRGTTGAAEHGRLLEFGKRKAVRRFAGSVLQLLDDGAA, encoded by the coding sequence GTGACGGGCAATACCAGGCTTCAGGCTGAGATGGAGAGGATCGCAGCGGCCGTGGGTGCCAGCCTTCGGACCGCGGTCGATTCGTCCGAGGCCTTGTCGGTGTGGGACTCCGCGCGGATGGTCCTTCTGGGTAGCGACATCCGCGAACTGCCGCCCCGCCGTCGTGCACCTTCTGTCTTGCTGGGACTCAACGGCGAGGGGGACTCTTTGTGGCAGTTGGGAGCGGCCTTAGGGGCCGAACGGGTCGCAGTGTTGCCGGAAGCTGCGGCATGGCTGGCGGAGCACCTCAGCCGCTCCCACGCCCCTGACCCTGGAGGCCTGGTGCTCGGGGTGACAGGAGGATGCGGAGGTGCAGGTGCCTCCACGGTCGCAGTCTGGCTGGCCCAGGAAGCGGCCATCCACGGGGTACGGACATTGTTGGTTGATGGTGATCCTCGGGGAGGCGGTCTTGAGCTTTGCCTTGCTGCGGAAGACGCGCCGGGGCTGCGCTGGCCCGATCTTGCCGGCGCCAGTGGCAGCATCGACCCCGGGCAGCTGAGCGACTCACTCCCGGCAGCAGGCGGATTCTCTTTCCTGTCCTGGCCAGGCAGCCGCGACCGTGCCCCGGACGTCGGGTCGGGTGCAGTCGCAGCTGTTCTGGATGCGGGCAGACGGGGTTATGAACTGGTCATTGTCGATATTGGCCGAGGAACGGAATCGCTTGGCAGCTTCGCCTGGGACTGCGACAGGATCCTCCTGGTAGCCCCGGCACAGCTCCGGGCAGCCGTCGCCGGTGCCCGGCTACTCCAGGAGCTGCCGCCCGTGGAAACGGCGCTCGTGATCCGCGGGAACACCGGTTCTTCCGTGGACGGACCCCTCATTGCCGAGTCGCTTGGCCTTCCCCTCCACGGCGTCCTGCCCGAACTTCGGGGAACCACCGGGGCCGCGGAGCATGGACGCCTCTTGGAGTTCGGTAAGCGCAAGGCCGTGCGTCGCTTTGCTGGATCCGTCCTTCAACTGCTCGACGACGGAGCAGCATGA
- a CDS encoding TadA family conjugal transfer-associated ATPase has protein sequence MSAPGFSTGGRRRLSQRLDAALLETVRETVMSDAGPVTPSRVAAAVHATGRLLGTAGALAAVESISAELSGLGPLQQLARDASVTDIFVNGPDSVWFDRGKGLERAQLHFDGEPQIRALASRLVAAGGRRLDDGSPCVDVRLDGGYRVHAVLPPISTAGTLLSVRIRREEVFSMDELCEGGMFGLPVQRVLEAMIDRRLSFLISGATGSGKTTLLSTMLGLSSPHERLVLIEDASELNPVHPHVVSLESRHGNLEGGGVLDLGELVRQALRMRPDRLVVGECRGAEVRELLTALNTGHTGGGGTIHANAAAAVPARLVALGALAGLSREAVGLQLSTALDAVVHVERTPAGRMVSCIGLLADGRTGQSVVPAVELCEGAAVPGPAWTELAARLELDPGLLPASPELPGPQTSPELLGPDGPIPRSHHRLGAVA, from the coding sequence ATGAGTGCGCCTGGATTCTCAACCGGCGGGCGCCGGCGTCTGTCGCAGCGTTTGGACGCCGCGCTCCTTGAAACCGTTCGGGAAACGGTCATGTCGGACGCCGGACCTGTCACGCCATCGCGGGTGGCCGCCGCCGTCCATGCCACCGGCCGTCTACTCGGAACCGCCGGTGCGCTCGCCGCCGTCGAATCGATCAGCGCTGAACTGAGTGGGCTGGGGCCTCTCCAACAACTTGCGCGGGATGCCTCCGTGACGGACATCTTCGTGAATGGCCCGGACTCCGTCTGGTTCGACCGCGGCAAAGGGCTGGAAAGAGCCCAGCTGCACTTTGACGGCGAACCTCAAATCCGCGCCCTTGCCTCCCGGCTTGTGGCAGCCGGCGGACGCCGCTTGGACGACGGATCACCCTGCGTCGATGTCCGGCTCGACGGCGGCTACCGGGTGCACGCGGTGCTGCCGCCGATTTCGACAGCCGGAACCTTGTTGTCCGTGCGGATCCGGCGCGAGGAAGTGTTCTCCATGGATGAGCTTTGCGAGGGCGGAATGTTCGGGTTACCCGTACAGCGGGTGCTGGAAGCCATGATTGACCGCAGGTTGAGCTTCCTGATCAGCGGTGCCACCGGGTCCGGAAAGACCACATTGCTGTCCACGATGCTCGGTCTGAGTAGTCCCCATGAGCGGCTTGTGCTGATTGAAGACGCCTCAGAACTGAACCCGGTGCACCCACACGTCGTGTCCCTTGAGTCCAGGCATGGAAATCTTGAAGGTGGAGGTGTCCTGGACCTCGGCGAGCTCGTCCGGCAGGCGTTGCGGATGCGGCCGGACCGGCTCGTCGTGGGCGAATGCCGAGGGGCCGAAGTCCGCGAACTGCTGACGGCACTCAATACCGGCCATACGGGTGGCGGCGGCACGATCCACGCAAACGCCGCCGCCGCCGTTCCCGCCAGGCTCGTTGCCTTGGGCGCCCTTGCAGGCCTGAGCAGGGAAGCCGTAGGCCTACAACTTTCAACAGCATTGGATGCCGTGGTCCACGTCGAGCGGACCCCTGCCGGAAGGATGGTTTCGTGCATCGGGCTATTGGCGGACGGCCGGACAGGCCAATCCGTGGTGCCTGCCGTGGAGCTGTGCGAAGGCGCCGCTGTTCCCGGTCCGGCCTGGACGGAGCTTGCAGCCCGCCTTGAGCTGGACCCAGGGCTCCTGCCTGCTTCACCCGAGTTGCCGGGGCCGCAGACTTCGCCCGAATTGCTCGGGCCGGATGGACCGATTCCCCGTTCGCATCATCGTCTTGGAGCTGTCGCGTGA
- a CDS encoding type II secretion system F family protein, which produces MTAILIFVLAGAAWVTFQPSRRRGKRVVRALAPAPSVPAIARRPWRRTRGDALPLTVLVQQLAALLRGGRSPSRLWVELWMVHGCREQGDGSVDAGVPKARGKASGLPVLSTGSLRVLAAARSASTIGASVAEAIRMSAAKDLTAGLPVERRIWGELAACLDVAEASGCPLADVLTRFASQLEAEDDAGDARQTALAGPKATVRLLTWLPVFGLGLGMVLGVDPLGILMANGIGLAALAAGIVLTLAGRIWSSRLVLVAAGID; this is translated from the coding sequence GTGACCGCGATCCTCATATTCGTCCTTGCAGGCGCTGCGTGGGTTACGTTCCAACCGTCCCGGCGACGTGGCAAACGGGTGGTGCGCGCCCTGGCACCTGCTCCCTCGGTCCCAGCTATAGCGCGCAGGCCGTGGAGGCGCACGCGCGGGGACGCGTTGCCGCTCACGGTGCTCGTGCAGCAGCTGGCTGCGCTCCTCCGAGGCGGCCGGTCGCCGTCAAGGCTTTGGGTGGAACTGTGGATGGTGCATGGCTGCAGGGAACAGGGCGATGGTTCGGTCGATGCCGGCGTACCAAAGGCACGCGGGAAGGCTTCGGGATTACCCGTACTGTCGACCGGATCCCTTCGTGTCCTGGCGGCAGCGCGATCGGCCTCCACGATAGGGGCATCCGTCGCCGAAGCCATCAGAATGTCGGCGGCGAAGGATCTGACGGCCGGGCTTCCCGTGGAACGGCGAATCTGGGGAGAACTCGCCGCCTGCCTGGACGTTGCCGAGGCAAGCGGTTGTCCGTTGGCGGATGTGTTGACGCGGTTTGCCTCCCAGCTTGAAGCGGAAGACGACGCCGGTGATGCTCGGCAGACTGCACTGGCCGGTCCGAAGGCCACCGTCCGCCTCCTGACATGGTTGCCCGTGTTCGGGCTTGGGCTGGGCATGGTGCTGGGGGTGGATCCCCTGGGGATCCTGATGGCCAATGGCATCGGATTGGCGGCGCTCGCGGCGGGGATCGTCTTGACGCTAGCAGGCAGGATCTGGTCATCGCGATTGGTGCTGGTGGCGGCGGGCATCGACTGA
- a CDS encoding type II secretion system F family protein, whose protein sequence is MILELVAAMLDSGAGLGRTLELIAGCASPQLSRSLGSVVAALDIGTDWETAWRSSGQQCAEAHKLKDALAFAALTGAPSSAILYAQAARLRREQFRAAEKRAAALGVKLVIPLGLCSLPAFICLGVIPVLLAMLPSAG, encoded by the coding sequence ATGATTCTTGAGTTGGTGGCAGCCATGCTCGATTCAGGGGCAGGACTTGGACGGACCCTCGAATTGATCGCTGGATGTGCGAGTCCGCAGCTCAGCCGCTCCCTGGGATCCGTGGTTGCCGCCCTGGACATCGGAACCGACTGGGAGACTGCGTGGCGGAGTTCGGGCCAGCAGTGCGCTGAAGCACACAAGCTCAAGGACGCCCTCGCCTTCGCCGCACTGACAGGCGCGCCGTCCTCGGCCATTCTTTATGCCCAGGCAGCCCGCCTCAGGCGTGAACAGTTCAGGGCTGCGGAAAAGCGCGCAGCGGCCCTCGGGGTGAAACTCGTCATCCCGCTGGGCTTGTGTTCTTTGCCTGCCTTTATCTGTCTCGGAGTCATCCCGGTTCTGTTGGCCATGCTTCCGTCAGCGGGATAG
- a CDS encoding DUF4244 domain-containing protein, whose product MNATADTLIQAVPSQPEAEVLGLFPGSQRNQPVRPPVRPRSSGETSPARSDAELPAIRQSKRRLMGSELGMATAEYAIATLAAVGFAGLLVVILRSEEVRGFLLNLIRSALALP is encoded by the coding sequence ATGAATGCAACTGCGGATACCTTGATCCAAGCGGTCCCCTCCCAGCCGGAGGCTGAGGTTCTGGGGCTGTTCCCGGGCTCACAGCGAAACCAGCCTGTCCGTCCGCCCGTCCGCCCACGCTCCTCCGGCGAAACAAGCCCCGCGCGGTCCGACGCGGAGCTTCCTGCAATCAGACAGTCCAAGAGGCGGCTTATGGGGTCCGAGCTTGGGATGGCCACAGCCGAGTATGCGATCGCCACGCTTGCCGCGGTGGGTTTCGCCGGACTCTTGGTGGTCATCCTTCGCAGCGAGGAAGTGCGCGGTTTCCTCCTCAACCTCATTCGCAGCGCACTCGCACTGCCATGA
- a CDS encoding TadE family type IV pilus minor pilin yields the protein MTLPAVLLLLALLLAGTAAGITQLRLEEAARACARALARGDGNSAVDGIVRRLAGDAAVAVVSEDGEWIKVTVSAPVAGPLGSLIPWTLSAAASAKGETPRTSAATSPFPDVGDRVVDFKGAAPVAAPVARLGLQRLVEGVAA from the coding sequence GTGACACTGCCAGCTGTCTTGCTTCTTTTGGCCCTACTTCTCGCCGGAACTGCGGCCGGAATTACCCAGCTGCGTTTGGAAGAAGCAGCGAGGGCCTGTGCCCGGGCTCTGGCCCGCGGTGATGGAAATTCGGCCGTGGACGGGATCGTCCGGAGATTGGCAGGGGATGCCGCCGTGGCCGTTGTTTCGGAAGACGGCGAATGGATCAAGGTCACGGTCTCCGCCCCGGTGGCTGGCCCGCTCGGATCCCTCATCCCATGGACGCTTTCAGCCGCGGCTTCGGCCAAGGGAGAGACGCCCCGGACGTCAGCGGCCACTTCGCCCTTCCCCGATGTCGGGGACAGGGTTGTTGATTTCAAGGGTGCCGCGCCAGTCGCGGCGCCGGTGGCCAGGCTGGGACTCCAACGCCTTGTGGAAGGGGTAGCGGCGTGA
- a CDS encoding Rv3654c family TadE-like protein: MRADIAHANAGRGQRECGVSAGVAWANVGPSNAERGVRADTARANAICSKGERGSGTVLALALGLVVMICMSGALMLAQAAAMAQRAATAADLAALAGADAARGLTAGDPCVVAGEAAARHGASLSACILRHGEIVDVRTELVRGAVFGTATGRSRAGPPP; the protein is encoded by the coding sequence GTGAGGGCAGACATCGCCCACGCCAATGCCGGCCGCGGTCAGAGGGAGTGCGGCGTGAGTGCTGGGGTTGCCTGGGCCAATGTGGGTCCTAGCAACGCGGAACGTGGCGTGAGGGCAGATACCGCCCGCGCCAATGCGATCTGTAGCAAAGGGGAACGCGGCTCCGGCACCGTCCTGGCTCTTGCCTTGGGACTTGTCGTCATGATCTGCATGTCAGGAGCACTCATGTTGGCCCAGGCCGCGGCGATGGCGCAACGCGCCGCCACGGCCGCCGACCTTGCCGCACTCGCGGGAGCGGACGCTGCCCGTGGACTGACAGCAGGAGATCCTTGCGTCGTCGCCGGCGAGGCCGCTGCGAGGCACGGAGCGTCGTTGTCGGCCTGCATTCTCAGGCATGGTGAGATCGTGGACGTCCGCACGGAGTTGGTTCGTGGCGCGGTTTTCGGGACGGCCACCGGCCGTTCAAGGGCTGGTCCGCCGCCCTAG
- a CDS encoding DEAD/DEAH box helicase, with protein MSATESVISLLGRSPDPEQLRHVRTIPARQAIHEAWPGWAHPDIVAAYGTLGIHEPYRHQIEAAELAHSGQHVVIATGTASGKSLAYQLPALDAIHRSELRVLSEPGKIHDDGAVTLYLSPTKALAADQLAAIRPLKLPTVRAETYDGDTDQSQRRWIRDHANFILANPDMLHFGILPNHTWWARFFRRLRYVIVDEAHSYRGVFGSHVANLMRRLRRICAYYGAGNSFPEPVFIAASATASDPGTSFARLIGTPVREVSEDCSPHGSTTVAFWEPALTELKGENGAKARRTAVAETADMLANLVSSRVRTIAFIKSRRGAETISSIAKRLLDEVDPSLPQRVAAYRSGYLPEERRALEKALRSGELLGVSSTSALELGIDISGLDAVLVAGWPGTRASLFQQIGRAGRAGQDAIAAFVASDDPLDTYLVNHPEAIFDVSVEATVFDPGNPYVLGPHLCAAAAELPIGVAELGLFGPTCEPLLNQLVEQGYLRKRPAGWFWTHPESAAAMVNLRADGGGPVSIVDSETGSLLGTMDSPQTHYQAHAGAIYVHQGDSYLVEELNEEDHCVMVRRANPDYYTTARDVTQIEVLQTLRTMEWGDIAVHFGEVKVTTQVVSFQRKALISNEVLGEEPLELGARDLFTKAVWFVVHNRSLTGAGLIEAQFPGALHAAEHAAIGLLPLVASSDRWDIGGVSTALHADTGVPTIFVYDGHPGGAGFAERGFEKAKVWLTATRDAIKACECENGCPSCVQSPKCGNKNNPLDKDAAVTLIDVLLRDAV; from the coding sequence GTGAGCGCAACTGAATCTGTGATCTCCCTGCTGGGCAGGAGCCCGGACCCGGAGCAGTTGCGACATGTCCGAACCATTCCTGCCCGCCAAGCAATCCATGAGGCATGGCCGGGCTGGGCCCATCCAGATATCGTTGCCGCCTACGGAACCTTGGGCATCCACGAACCGTACCGGCACCAAATCGAAGCAGCCGAACTCGCACACTCGGGCCAACACGTGGTCATTGCCACGGGCACCGCGTCCGGGAAGTCCCTTGCCTATCAGTTGCCTGCCCTCGACGCGATCCATCGTTCCGAGTTACGGGTGCTATCCGAACCGGGCAAGATCCACGACGACGGTGCAGTCACCCTTTATCTTTCCCCAACCAAGGCCCTCGCCGCCGACCAACTGGCAGCGATCCGCCCCCTCAAGCTCCCCACGGTCCGTGCCGAAACGTACGACGGCGATACCGACCAGTCGCAGCGCCGCTGGATCCGCGACCACGCCAACTTCATCCTCGCCAACCCCGACATGTTGCACTTTGGGATCCTGCCCAACCACACCTGGTGGGCCCGCTTCTTCCGCCGGCTGCGGTACGTCATCGTGGATGAGGCCCACAGCTACCGCGGAGTGTTCGGGTCACACGTCGCCAACCTCATGCGAAGGCTCCGGCGGATCTGCGCGTACTACGGTGCCGGCAACTCCTTTCCTGAGCCTGTGTTCATTGCCGCGTCCGCGACGGCCTCGGACCCCGGGACTTCCTTTGCCCGGCTCATCGGGACTCCCGTGCGCGAAGTTTCCGAGGACTGTTCGCCACACGGCTCCACCACAGTGGCTTTTTGGGAACCTGCCCTGACCGAGCTGAAGGGCGAAAACGGAGCAAAGGCCCGCAGGACTGCTGTGGCCGAGACCGCGGACATGCTGGCCAACCTGGTGTCCTCCCGCGTCCGGACCATCGCCTTCATCAAATCCAGGCGTGGGGCGGAGACAATTTCATCCATCGCCAAGCGCCTCCTCGACGAGGTAGACCCCAGCTTGCCCCAGCGGGTTGCTGCGTACCGCTCTGGCTATCTCCCTGAGGAGAGACGCGCCTTGGAGAAGGCCCTGCGCTCGGGCGAACTGCTAGGGGTCTCCAGCACGTCAGCGTTGGAGTTGGGAATCGACATTTCCGGACTGGACGCGGTACTGGTAGCCGGTTGGCCCGGGACAAGGGCCTCCCTGTTCCAACAAATCGGACGAGCAGGCCGCGCGGGCCAAGACGCCATCGCCGCATTCGTGGCCAGCGACGATCCACTGGACACCTACCTCGTCAACCATCCGGAGGCAATCTTTGATGTGTCGGTCGAAGCCACCGTCTTCGACCCCGGGAACCCCTACGTACTCGGCCCCCACTTGTGCGCGGCGGCCGCCGAGCTCCCAATCGGGGTGGCTGAACTTGGCCTGTTTGGACCAACGTGCGAACCTCTGCTGAATCAGCTGGTGGAGCAGGGGTACCTGAGGAAACGGCCCGCCGGCTGGTTCTGGACCCACCCGGAGAGCGCCGCGGCCATGGTGAACCTGCGCGCGGACGGCGGCGGCCCCGTGAGCATCGTGGATTCCGAGACTGGCTCTCTGTTGGGCACCATGGATTCGCCGCAGACGCACTACCAGGCCCACGCCGGTGCCATCTATGTGCATCAGGGCGACAGTTACCTAGTTGAGGAACTGAACGAAGAAGACCACTGCGTGATGGTTCGGCGGGCCAACCCGGACTACTACACGACAGCCCGGGACGTGACACAGATCGAAGTCCTGCAGACTCTCCGAACCATGGAATGGGGCGACATCGCAGTTCACTTCGGGGAAGTGAAAGTGACAACACAGGTAGTTTCCTTCCAACGTAAGGCATTGATTTCCAATGAAGTCTTAGGGGAAGAGCCGCTGGAACTCGGGGCCAGGGACCTCTTCACCAAGGCAGTTTGGTTTGTGGTCCACAACCGCTCGCTGACAGGCGCGGGCCTTATCGAGGCACAGTTCCCGGGTGCGCTTCACGCTGCTGAGCATGCCGCCATTGGGCTTCTCCCTTTGGTGGCTTCAAGTGACCGCTGGGACATCGGCGGTGTCTCAACAGCGCTTCACGCCGATACAGGGGTTCCCACGATCTTTGTCTACGACGGTCATCCAGGCGGTGCCGGATTTGCCGAGCGTGGCTTCGAGAAAGCCAAAGTGTGGTTGACGGCCACAAGGGACGCCATCAAGGCATGTGAGTGTGAGAACGGCTGCCCTTCTTGTGTCCAGTCCCCCAAGTGCGGCAACAAGAACAACCCCCTGGACAAGGATGCCGCGGTCACCCTGATCGACGTACTCCTGCGGGACGCTGTCTAG
- a CDS encoding GNAT family N-acetyltransferase, producing the protein MSHDALVEDIADLLEVWVAGWSGSRGYETRKEGRFPAALRADKTGDWEYFAHDPSDSEFAELAAKTAQADTRILTILTNDVARYDQLAREHGLNVTSDSQTMMIVDMETQDSEDPWLSDDNLKLTTSESKGVHYAVVHAGEKVAASGQVFVVKQTAVFDKIVTEPNYQRRGLGSFIMKALAAQAFEHDVESGLLLASLDGQHLYSHLGWKNVSQVLMMSTKRVDETDLSVA; encoded by the coding sequence ATGAGTCACGACGCCTTGGTTGAAGACATCGCGGATCTGCTGGAAGTCTGGGTTGCCGGATGGTCAGGTTCCCGGGGTTACGAGACCCGCAAGGAAGGACGGTTCCCCGCGGCGCTGCGTGCTGACAAGACCGGCGACTGGGAGTACTTTGCGCACGACCCCTCGGATTCCGAGTTTGCCGAACTTGCTGCCAAGACCGCCCAAGCGGACACCCGCATCCTGACAATCCTCACGAACGACGTCGCCCGCTATGACCAGCTGGCGCGGGAGCACGGGCTGAACGTCACTTCCGATTCCCAGACCATGATGATCGTGGACATGGAAACGCAGGATTCCGAAGACCCGTGGCTCTCCGATGACAATCTCAAGCTCACGACCTCCGAAAGCAAGGGCGTGCACTACGCCGTGGTCCACGCCGGCGAGAAGGTGGCAGCCAGCGGCCAGGTATTCGTGGTCAAGCAGACGGCCGTGTTCGACAAGATCGTCACCGAACCCAACTACCAACGCCGAGGACTAGGCAGCTTCATCATGAAAGCCCTCGCCGCACAGGCATTTGAGCACGACGTCGAAAGCGGACTCCTCCTGGCTTCCCTGGACGGACAGCACCTCTATTCGCACTTGGGTTGGAAGAACGTGAGCCAAGTACTCATGATGTCTACCAAGCGGGTCGACGAGACTGATCTGTCTGTGGCGTAG
- the trhO gene encoding oxygen-dependent tRNA uridine(34) hydroxylase TrhO, translating into MALNRIVLFYGFTPIADPDAVRLWQRALCEKLGLTGRILISRDGINATVGGELNSVKQYVKTTKEYKGFHGIDFKWSEGGAADFPRLSVKVRDEIVSFGAPGELKVDENGVVGGGTHLQPEELHALLEQKKAAGQEVKFFDGRNAFEAQIGKFKDAIVPDVATTHDFIKELDSGKYDELKDQPVVTYCTGGIRCEVLSSLMVNRGFKEVYQLDGGIVRYGETYKDQGLWEGSLYVFDKRMHVEFSEEAKTIGQCVRCQAPTNKFENCSNLSCRNLTLYCAECASSPETLRCPEGCAA; encoded by the coding sequence GTGGCTTTAAACAGAATCGTGCTCTTCTATGGCTTTACCCCGATTGCAGACCCGGACGCGGTGCGGCTGTGGCAGCGTGCCCTGTGCGAGAAGCTCGGCCTCACCGGCCGCATCCTTATTTCCCGGGACGGCATCAACGCCACAGTCGGCGGGGAGCTGAACAGCGTCAAGCAGTATGTGAAGACCACCAAGGAGTACAAGGGCTTCCACGGTATCGACTTCAAGTGGTCCGAAGGCGGCGCTGCGGACTTTCCCCGGCTCAGCGTCAAGGTGCGCGATGAGATCGTGTCCTTCGGTGCCCCCGGAGAACTGAAAGTGGACGAGAACGGCGTCGTTGGCGGCGGCACTCACCTCCAGCCGGAAGAGCTCCACGCATTGCTGGAGCAAAAGAAGGCTGCCGGGCAGGAAGTGAAGTTCTTCGATGGACGCAATGCCTTTGAAGCCCAGATCGGCAAGTTCAAGGACGCAATCGTTCCTGATGTCGCCACCACCCACGACTTCATCAAGGAACTCGACTCCGGGAAGTACGATGAGCTCAAGGACCAACCAGTGGTCACTTACTGCACCGGCGGGATCCGCTGCGAAGTCCTTTCCAGCCTTATGGTGAACCGCGGGTTCAAAGAGGTCTACCAACTCGACGGCGGCATTGTCCGCTACGGCGAAACCTACAAGGACCAAGGCCTGTGGGAAGGCTCCCTTTACGTCTTCGACAAGCGCATGCACGTGGAATTCAGTGAGGAAGCCAAGACCATCGGCCAATGCGTCCGCTGCCAAGCGCCCACCAACAAGTTTGAGAATTGCTCCAACCTGAGCTGCCGAAACCTTACTCTGTATTGCGCTGAATGTGCCTCAAGCCCGGAAACGTTGCGCTGCCCGGAAGGCTGCGCGGCCTAG